The window TAGTTTCTTGAATGTAATCTATATAACTTTGATTTTGTGGTAATATTTGTTGCATCAAAACTTGATCTGCAAAAACATAAAGGCCAGATGCTAAAGAAACTGTAACAGCTAAAAAAACAATTCTTAATAGCGATTTAAAAATAGTTGTATTTTCAAATAATCTAACAGCACTATCCAACTGAGATTTTTCTAAAGTATTTTTATTATTAGGTTTTTTAAAAAATATTTTCATAACTAAATATTCTAGATAATCATAATATAAAAAGCAGTTAGTAATACAATAATTGAGTGTAAAAAATATTTTCTGTATTAAAAAATAAAAATTTCATATATTTATAGTTTGGTCAGTATTAATAAAAAATCCTTTAACAAATAAATGTTAAAGGGAATTAGTTGCTGTTTTCTTTTTGAAACAATAAATATAATTTTTCTTTATTTTTTAATAGCTCAATTTCTTTTTTATTATTTTTTGGCAAGATCTTATCATGATCAGATGTTTCAATAGAAGATAAACTTTTACAAATTTTATTATTAGCTTCTACTTCTATTTCTTGAGTAAAAACAATATCATATGGCATTTTTTTTGCTATATTTTTGTACTCTTTGAAGAAGTTATTTTGTTTTTCTAAATATGGTATTACTTCATTTTTTTCATCAATTAATTCTTTTTCAATTTCTTCTTCAAGTAATGTTTTTTGATTTTCATTACTGAAAACAAATTCAGAAAGAAAAAATGCATTTTCAAATAATTTTCTTTTACTAAGTTTTTTTTGTTTCTTTCTACTTACAAGAACATTTGAATCATCCATAACTTTTTTGGTAGTGACTACTTTTTCATCATGTTGGTTAATGGTAGCTGATGGGTTGTTTTTAAAATTAGAAGAATCATTGTTATAAAAAAATTTTTTCATATTTAGTTAATTGTCCATAATATTCTAACATATTTAGTTTTTATTTTTGTTGAGTTGCTTTATGTTTATATTTCAAAATAACTAATTAACTTTTTAGATTATTATTTTCTGCAGCTCTTAAGAAAATTCCAACAATTTTTTCAATATCCTTTATAATTTCAGGATTTTTATATTCTTTAATATTTCCTTGCAATGAATTCAACATGTATTGGAAAATTGCATATGCTAAATCTGATATTTGATAATCTGGGTGATTTGGGAAATAGTAAACATATAAATCAAAAATTATTAAGTAGCAAAACTCTTGTAAAGATGGTTCTTTATATGTAAATTCTTCAACCAGTTTATTTAGTTCTACAAAATATGGTGAACTCAGTAAAACATTTACTGATTTAATATTAATTTTAAATATTTGATCAGCAAATGAATTGTAGTAATCAAATTCATAATCTAGATTCAATGGTTTAAGAGCAATAATAAGGTTTTGTTTATCTATATCAAAAATTTTTTTAGAAGATAAGAAACTATCAAATATCTTAAGCTCTGAAACTTCAATATTATCTTTATATCTTTCTAAAAAAATACTTAATGCTACAGAGTTAATTGTTTTACCATTGAGAATAGAATTAAATAATTCTTCTCTATTTAATGATTCATATTTTACTGATTCATTTAAATAATTAATCTCTGCAGATAAGTTATAAGAAATTGTCATAAAAGCTTCTTCAAATTCTGAAGGAATATAAGGAGAATCCAATTCATCATTAACCATTTCTAAAGCTTCATTTATCTTTTTATCTTTCACTAAAGCATCAACTTTAGATAATATGTTTTCATAATAAATGGTTAATTGGTCTTTTGGCTTTTCAGTTTGTTTCTTTTTACTTGCTTCCTTTTTACTCATTATGGTTAGTGACCTTTCTTTTTTTAGCTAATAAACGCAAAAGCTCTGGGGAAATAAATTTAAATATTGCTTTGCGAAACTCTTCAGATTGAAAAAGTTCTAAAGTTTTTTCACAGTTATCAATAACTTCTTTTTCATATCTATAGTCTTTCCGATTTGATTCATATTCATCTATATCTAAAATTTTATAAATTTCAGACGATGTATTTCTCATCTTAATATCCAAATCAAAATCAAAGTACTTAATAGCTTCTTCTTCATAAATGAATGGGCTAGCAATATTAACATAGTATGCAATTACATTATTAGAAGATAAAGTTGCTATTATGTTATATCACTTATTAGGAAAGAAAAACCAAAATGAATTTTTAATATTTTTAGAAATAAAGTTTCTAGGTGAAAATTTTTCATTAGTAATAACCTTTGAGTTAACCAAAGATACAACAGTAAAATTTTTATTAGAATCTAATACTTCTGGAAACTCTCATGCCCTATAAAGTCATCCATTTCGTTTATATGCATGTACCATAATTTTTTTATTATTTTTGATATTCATAATGAATCCAATATGGATAGTTAGAATAAATTTATATTATAAAAAATTCTTAAATGCAATAATAGCCTTTTTCAAAAACTAAAATATAGTAAAAATATGTGCTTATTTTCAAATACAAAGTTTATTGAAAATTAGAATTTTAATTATTCAATATCCAACACTTTTAAAATTTCATTAATATTTATTGAATTTTTATTAGATGAATTTTCATCAAATATTTGATTAATTATTTCTCTTTTACTTTCTTGTAGAGATAATATTTTTTCCTCAATAGAATCTTTAACAATTAGTTTATATATAAAAACATTTTTTTCTTGACCAATTCTATGAGCTCTATCTGTTGCTTGATTTTCTAAACTAAGATTTCATCAAGGGTCATAATGAATTACAGCATTAGCAGAAGTTAAAGTTAAACCGGTTCCACCTGCTTTTAAAGATATTAGAAAAATTTTAATATTGTTTTTATTGTTAAACTCATTAACAAGTTCCATTCTTTCTTTTTTGTTTGTTTCACCTGTTAATACTAAAAAGTTTATTTTTAATTTTTTAAGTTCTTGAGCTATCAAATCAATCATTGAAGTGAATTGAGAAAATAATAAAATCTTGTCATTGTTTTTTATTAAGTCTTTAATTAAATCAATACATAAATTAAATTTAGAACCATTAATATCACTGTTCTCATATGAAAGTTTTGGAGAACAACATATTTGTCTTAGTTTAGTTAAAACAGAAAAAATGAAAGCACCTTGCTTATTAATTGTTTTATCTTCTATTCCTTTTCTAATTGCAATTTGAGATTTAGATAACTCTGCATAATACATTTCTTTTTGTTTATCTTCAAATTCACAAGTCATTATTTTGTAAGTTTTTGATGGTAATTCTTTTAACACTTCTTCTTTTGTTCTTCTTAATATAAAAGGAGAAATTTTTGTTTTTAATTTTTTTAAAGCCTCTTCATCCTTAGCAATAATTTTGTCTTGGAAGAGAGATTTAAATAATTTGTAATCATATAAAAACCCAGGCATTATGTAATCAAAAATACTTCAAAGTTCTAATAAATTATTTTCAATTGGTGTTCCTGTTAAAGCAATTTTATATTTAGAATTAACTGATTTAGTGTCCTTAGAAAATTGTGTGTAGTGGTTTTTTATTTTTTGTGCTTCATCAAGCACTTGTAAATAAAATTCCATATTTCTATACACTTCAATATCTTTGTTTAACAAGTGATAACTTGTAACAATAATCTGATAGTTATGAATATTATTTAACACTTCATTTCTTTCTAATTGTGTTCCATCAATTATTCCTATTTTAAGAAATGGTGCAAACTGAGATAATTCTTTTTTTCAGTTATATACCAATGAACTTGGACAAACAATTAAACTTGGTAACTTAGTTTTATTATTGTAGTAAACATCTGATAATAGAGAAATAGTTTGCATAGTTTTACCTAGTCCCATTTCATCTGCTAAGATTCCACCAGCATTTAAATGCAATAATTTTTTTAGTCATAAATAACCAGCAACTTGGTATTTTTTTAATATGTTTTTTAAGTTAACAGGCAATTCATTTTTTACATCTATTTCTGTATCATATAACTTTTTAACATATTCTTTTAAACCATCAGAATTATCAAGAGTAAAGTTTTCTAAAAAATAGTTACTATTTAATCTATTAACCAAAATTGAACGGTCATCAATAAAATCTATTGATGTATTAAGAAGTTTTAAATCTTCATCAAATTTTTCAAAGTTAATATCTAAATCTAAGTTAATAACTTTATTATCTGATAATGTTACATATTTTAGTTTTTGTTTATAAGCAGCTAAAACTTTTAAAACATCTTCTTCGGAAAAACCTTCAATTGATCATTCTATTTTTAAAAAATCATTTTCAAATGAAGATGCAGATACATGAAATTCTTTTTTAACCTTAGGTTTAAAAATCAAATTCTCAGATATTTTGATTTTATATAAATCGTTTTTTATAACCTTTCTATTTCAGTTTAAAAAATCTAAATATTTTTGATGATCAACTATTTCAAATACACTAAACTCAGCGTTGTAGTAATTGAAAAAATTTAATAGTGGTTCTAAAAGATTTTGTTCTAAAAATCTTTCTCTTTTAAAATAGTTAGTTTCATTTTCCTTATAAGGATATTCAATGTCTCCATAAAAAAAAGATATTTTAGCAGCAAGAACATTTAATAATTTTTCATAATAAACTTTAACTTCTAAAACAGGATCAATTTTTGAAACATTATTTTTAATAATAAATAAATATTGAATTATTCTTTCATAATTACTAAATAGTTTTTTAATAGAAAGATAAAGCTTATAAAAATCATTTTTAGAAATCTGCTTATTAATAAGTTCAGTAAATGATTCAACATCATTTAAATAACTTAAATCATATTTATAAATATAAAGATCACTTTTACCTTTTGAATGAACAAACATGAATAAATCATTTTTAGATGTGAAGTGAAATATGTTCAAATCTCTAGATGTTTTTAAAAGAAATTTTCTCTTGTTGTTAATAGAAGATTTACACTGTTCATTAAAATCATAATTATATTTATCTAGATAATATGTGGTAGAATTTCAAAATGAGTTAGATTGGTAAAAAAATAAAATATTGAATTTTGAACAAAATTCTATTCATTCGCCTAAATCATTATCATCAATCAAAATACTTTTTTGTTTGTAAGTAACATCTTTTGAATTTAAGAAATTTTTTAATTCATTTAATAGTAATAATGAATTGTATTCAATTTGGTTTTTATTAAAAAACAATAATGGGAAAAAGTAATATTTATCATCATGTGAAAATAATTCTTCCACATTATTTATAAAGAATTTTTTATAAGACTGTTCAAAGTAAAACTCTACTTCAATTTTCTTTTTTCCATTACTTAATTCTTTAATCACTGGAGCTACACTAAAAGAAACATCAGATGCATTTCTATATTGAGCAAAATCATGCTTAACATATTGGTTGTATAAGTCTATAACATGCACTATGTGAGCACATATTTTTTTAGACATTAAATAAATATCACAACTACAATCACAATCAATTACATGTTCTTCTTCAATTTTAACTTTTATTGAATAAGAGTCTATGTAACAACTTACAATAATGTTTGAATTTTTTTCTTCAATTAAAAAATCTGATAATTTAGTACTAACTAAAAAATCACTACTTTCTTTAACAACTTCTGGAGAATAAAAAAAATCTTTAAGATCTGCAATGTTTATAGTTTTCATAAATAACAAAAGAATTTTATAACAAGATAGGAATTTAGAATTAAAAAATTATTTTTTTATTTCACTAAACATTTTCAGATAGTCCAAATATCTTTGCTTATATATCTTATTTTCATCAACCATTTTTTTAATAAAACAATTTTGTTCATTTGTGTGTAAGCAATTTTTAAACTTACAATGAACACTATTATTTCTAAAATCAGTAAATGAATTGGCTAATTCAAGTTGAGTCATATTTAAATCCAAAGATCCAAATCCAGGAGTATCAATAACAAAGCCTTCGTTAAAAGGAATCATTAAAGAACTTGTTGTGGTATGTTTACCTCTATTTAGAGCTTGTGAAATTTCTTGAGTTCTTAATTCCAAATCTGGTATTAAAAAATTAATAAGAGTTGATTTACCAACCCCTGATTGACCTGCAAAACAAACAACATTATTTTTAATCATATTTAAGATTTTTTCTTTATTCTTTTCTTTATCTAATGAATTTAAAACAATGTAACCATTTTGTTCATATTGTGAAATTATTTGATTCATGTTTTTTGATTCTTGTTTATTTAGTAAATCCATTTTTGAAAAATAAATAATTACATTATTAATGTTTCTTGCTTCATA is drawn from Malacoplasma penetrans HF-2 and contains these coding sequences:
- the rsgA gene encoding ribosome small subunit-dependent GTPase A, which gives rise to MNAKILFKIANSFLLYDLSTKSQFNAVIRKKLKQEDRIITVGDNVEFVKDQYEYVIEKIDERKNLLIRPKVANIDTLIIVNSVKEPDFSSYGLNKFLAFYEARNINNVIIYFSKMDLLNKQESKNMNQIISQYEQNGYIVLNSLDKEKNKEKILNMIKNNVVCFAGQSGVGKSTLINFLIPDLELRTQEISQALNRGKHTTTSSLMIPFNEGFVIDTPGFGSLDLNMTQLELANSFTDFRNNSVHCKFKNCLHTNEQNCFIKKMVDENKIYKQRYLDYLKMFSEIKK
- a CDS encoding DUF402 domain-containing protein produces the protein MNIKNNKKIMVHAYKRNGWLYRAWEFPEVLDSNKNFTVVSLVNSKVITNEKFSPRNFISKNIKNSFWFFFPNKWYNIIATLSSNNVIAYYVNIASPFIYEEEAIKYFDFDLDIKMRNTSSEIYKILDIDEYESNRKDYRYEKEVIDNCEKTLELFQSEEFRKAIFKFISPELLRLLAKKRKVTNHNE
- a CDS encoding SNF2-related protein, translating into MKTINIADLKDFFYSPEVVKESSDFLVSTKLSDFLIEEKNSNIIVSCYIDSYSIKVKIEEEHVIDCDCSCDIYLMSKKICAHIVHVIDLYNQYVKHDFAQYRNASDVSFSVAPVIKELSNGKKKIEVEFYFEQSYKKFFINNVEELFSHDDKYYFFPLLFFNKNQIEYNSLLLLNELKNFLNSKDVTYKQKSILIDDNDLGEWIEFCSKFNILFFYQSNSFWNSTTYYLDKYNYDFNEQCKSSINNKRKFLLKTSRDLNIFHFTSKNDLFMFVHSKGKSDLYIYKYDLSYLNDVESFTELINKQISKNDFYKLYLSIKKLFSNYERIIQYLFIIKNNVSKIDPVLEVKVYYEKLLNVLAAKISFFYGDIEYPYKENETNYFKRERFLEQNLLEPLLNFFNYYNAEFSVFEIVDHQKYLDFLNWNRKVIKNDLYKIKISENLIFKPKVKKEFHVSASSFENDFLKIEWSIEGFSEEDVLKVLAAYKQKLKYVTLSDNKVINLDLDINFEKFDEDLKLLNTSIDFIDDRSILVNRLNSNYFLENFTLDNSDGLKEYVKKLYDTEIDVKNELPVNLKNILKKYQVAGYLWLKKLLHLNAGGILADEMGLGKTMQTISLLSDVYYNNKTKLPSLIVCPSSLVYNWKKELSQFAPFLKIGIIDGTQLERNEVLNNIHNYQIIVTSYHLLNKDIEVYRNMEFYLQVLDEAQKIKNHYTQFSKDTKSVNSKYKIALTGTPIENNLLELWSIFDYIMPGFLYDYKLFKSLFQDKIIAKDEEALKKLKTKISPFILRRTKEEVLKELPSKTYKIMTCEFEDKQKEMYYAELSKSQIAIRKGIEDKTINKQGAFIFSVLTKLRQICCSPKLSYENSDINGSKFNLCIDLIKDLIKNNDKILLFSQFTSMIDLIAQELKKLKINFLVLTGETNKKERMELVNEFNNKNNIKIFLISLKAGGTGLTLTSANAVIHYDPWWNLSLENQATDRAHRIGQEKNVFIYKLIVKDSIEEKILSLQESKREIINQIFDENSSNKNSININEILKVLDIE
- a CDS encoding DUF3196 family protein, whose product is MSKKEASKKKQTEKPKDQLTIYYENILSKVDALVKDKKINEALEMVNDELDSPYIPSEFEEAFMTISYNLSAEINYLNESVKYESLNREELFNSILNGKTINSVALSIFLERYKDNIEVSELKIFDSFLSSKKIFDIDKQNLIIALKPLNLDYEFDYYNSFADQIFKINIKSVNVLLSSPYFVELNKLVEEFTYKEPSLQEFCYLIIFDLYVYYFPNHPDYQISDLAYAIFQYMLNSLQGNIKEYKNPEIIKDIEKIVGIFLRAAENNNLKS